A part of Candidatus Binatia bacterium genomic DNA contains:
- the uvrA gene encoding excinuclease ABC subunit UvrA codes for MADRIVVRGAREHNLKNIDVTIPRDKLVVITGLSGSGKSSLAFDTIYAEGQRRYVESLSAYARQFLEQMQKPDVDSIEGLSPAISIEQKTTSRNPRSTVGTVTEIYDYLRLLFARVGTPHCHQCGKPITSQTVQQIVDRVLSWPEGSRIQVLAPLVRDRKGEYKKELLDLRKAGFARVRVDGELRDLGEDIVLKKTVKHTIDVVVDRLIVKDGIAKRLADSLEIAMRYGGDLVKIEVLAEGKTKGEEHLFSQKLSCPDCGVSYPELAPRMFSFNSPHGACPTCDGLGVQLVFDPDKVVPDDSVSIAQGAIAPWGKRAEAYRPLLEGLAKHFKVKLDTPYGELPDEFKDALMNGTGQTPIQISFGAGRKITRPFEGVLKLLERRFRETESELRREELSHYQSERPCETCKGTRLKREAQFVKVGGRSIAEVTALSISAAIEFVDGLELTPQQLAIGRLILKEIRERLSFLANVGLTYLTLDRSAGSLSGGEGQRIRLATQIGSSLVGVLYILDEPSIGLHQRDNERLIATLERLRDLGNSVLVVEHDRDTMLAADHLIDMGPGAGRLGGEVVSQGTPEEVARDPRSLTGQYLSGAREIPVPEARRKGNGWKLSVKGARLHNLRNVSVDVPLGTLTCVTGVSGSGKSSLIIDTLYDALARKLNRAKVPVGDCDAIEGWQLLDKVVDIDQAPIGRTPRSNPATYTGLFAPIRDLFAQLPESRVRGYDPGRFSFNVKGGRCEACAGDGSIKIEMHFLPDVYVTCDVCNGRRYNRETLEVLYKGKSIADVLDMSVAEALDFLSAVPACRSKLETLRDVGLDYIHLGQSATTLSGGEAQRIKLAKELSRRATGRTLYILDEPTTGMHFEDIRRLLEVLQRLVAGGNTVLVIEHNLDVIKCADYVIDLGPEGGDAGGEIVAVGTPEEVARNPRSHTGRFLRTVLPEHALAASGRASAG; via the coding sequence ATGGCCGATCGCATCGTCGTTCGCGGCGCCCGCGAGCACAATCTCAAGAACATCGACGTCACGATCCCGCGCGACAAGCTCGTGGTGATCACGGGCCTCTCGGGATCGGGCAAGTCGTCGCTCGCCTTCGACACCATCTACGCCGAGGGGCAGCGGCGCTACGTCGAGTCGCTGTCGGCGTACGCGCGCCAGTTCCTCGAGCAGATGCAGAAGCCCGACGTCGACTCGATCGAGGGGCTGTCGCCGGCGATCTCGATCGAGCAGAAGACGACGTCGCGCAACCCGCGCTCGACGGTCGGCACGGTCACCGAGATCTACGACTACCTGCGCCTGCTGTTCGCGCGCGTCGGGACGCCGCACTGCCACCAGTGCGGCAAGCCCATCACCTCGCAGACGGTGCAGCAGATCGTCGACCGCGTGCTGTCGTGGCCCGAGGGGTCGCGCATCCAGGTGCTCGCGCCGCTCGTCCGCGACCGCAAGGGCGAGTACAAGAAGGAGCTCCTCGACCTGCGCAAGGCGGGCTTCGCGCGCGTCCGCGTCGACGGCGAGCTGCGCGACCTCGGCGAGGACATCGTCCTCAAGAAGACCGTCAAGCACACGATCGACGTGGTGGTCGACCGCCTGATCGTCAAGGACGGCATCGCGAAGCGGCTCGCGGACTCGCTCGAGATTGCGATGCGCTACGGCGGCGACCTGGTGAAGATCGAGGTGCTCGCCGAGGGCAAGACCAAGGGCGAGGAGCACCTCTTCTCGCAGAAGCTCTCGTGCCCGGACTGCGGCGTGTCCTACCCCGAGCTCGCGCCGCGCATGTTCTCGTTCAACAGCCCGCACGGCGCGTGCCCGACCTGCGACGGCCTCGGCGTGCAGCTCGTCTTCGATCCGGACAAGGTCGTGCCGGACGACTCGGTGTCGATCGCGCAGGGCGCGATCGCGCCCTGGGGCAAGCGCGCCGAAGCCTACCGGCCGCTGCTCGAGGGGCTCGCCAAGCACTTCAAGGTCAAGCTCGACACGCCCTACGGCGAGCTGCCGGACGAGTTCAAGGACGCGCTGATGAACGGCACCGGCCAGACGCCGATCCAGATCTCGTTCGGCGCCGGGCGCAAGATCACGCGTCCGTTCGAGGGCGTGCTGAAGCTGCTCGAGCGACGCTTCCGCGAGACCGAGTCCGAGCTGCGGCGTGAAGAGCTCTCGCACTACCAGAGCGAGCGGCCGTGCGAGACGTGCAAGGGCACGCGGCTCAAGAGGGAGGCGCAGTTCGTCAAGGTCGGCGGACGCTCGATCGCCGAGGTGACGGCCCTCTCGATCTCGGCGGCGATCGAGTTCGTCGACGGCCTCGAGCTGACGCCGCAGCAGCTCGCGATCGGACGGCTGATCCTGAAGGAGATCCGCGAGCGCCTGAGCTTTCTCGCCAACGTCGGCCTCACGTACTTGACGCTCGATCGCAGCGCCGGGTCGCTTTCGGGAGGCGAGGGACAGCGCATCCGGCTCGCGACGCAGATCGGCTCGTCGCTGGTCGGCGTGCTCTACATCCTCGACGAGCCGTCGATCGGTCTGCACCAGCGCGACAACGAGCGCTTGATCGCGACGCTCGAGCGCCTGCGCGACCTCGGCAACTCGGTGCTGGTCGTCGAGCACGACCGCGACACCATGCTCGCGGCCGACCACCTGATCGACATGGGTCCGGGCGCCGGCCGCCTCGGCGGCGAGGTGGTGTCGCAGGGCACGCCCGAGGAGGTGGCGCGCGATCCGCGCTCGCTCACCGGACAGTACCTGAGCGGCGCGCGCGAGATCCCGGTGCCCGAGGCACGGCGCAAGGGCAACGGCTGGAAGCTCTCGGTGAAGGGCGCGCGTCTGCACAACCTGCGCAACGTCTCGGTCGACGTGCCGCTCGGCACGCTGACCTGCGTCACCGGCGTGTCGGGCTCCGGCAAGTCGTCGCTGATCATCGACACGCTGTACGACGCGCTCGCGCGCAAGCTCAACCGCGCGAAGGTGCCGGTCGGCGACTGCGACGCGATCGAGGGCTGGCAGCTGCTCGACAAGGTGGTCGACATCGACCAGGCGCCGATCGGGCGCACGCCGCGCTCGAACCCCGCGACCTACACCGGGCTGTTCGCGCCGATCCGCGATCTCTTCGCGCAGCTCCCCGAGTCGCGCGTGCGCGGCTACGACCCGGGTCGCTTCTCGTTCAACGTCAAGGGCGGACGCTGCGAGGCGTGCGCCGGCGACGGGTCGATCAAGATCGAGATGCACTTCCTGCCCGACGTCTACGTGACCTGCGACGTCTGCAACGGGCGACGCTACAACCGCGAGACGCTGGAGGTGCTCTACAAGGGCAAGTCGATCGCCGACGTGCTCGACATGTCGGTCGCGGAAGCCCTCGACTTCCTGTCCGCGGTGCCGGCGTGTCGCAGCAAGCTCGAGACGCTGCGCGACGTCGGGCTCGACTACATCCACCTCGGGCAGTCGGCGACCACGCTGTCGGGTGGCGAGGCGCAGCGCATCAAGCTCGCGAAGGAACTCTCGCGGCGCGCGACCGGGCGCACGCTCTACATCCTCGACGAGCCGACGACCGGCATGCACTTCGAGGACATCCGTCGGCTGCTGGAGGTGCTGCAGCGTCTGGTGGCCGGCGGCAACACGGTGCTGGTGATCGAGCACAACCTCGACGTCATCAAGTGCGCCGACTACGTGATCGACCTCGGACCCGAGGGCGGCGACGCCGGCGGCGAGATCGTCGCCGTGGGCACGCCGGAAGAGGTCGCGCGCAACCCGCGCTCGCACACCGGACGCTTCCTGCGCACGGTGCTGCCCGAGCACGCGCTCGCGGCGTCGGGGCGCGCGAGCGCCGGCTGA
- a CDS encoding DUF1302 family protein has product MTRRLTNWLFAVLIGALIVAGMPDGASAIPLNEEGTINLTVRAYVNARIGTMAKQSTRPGNQPPTCAGQPPEALATCSFGGTYPYSGAGNLIQNRYFLEMKLNHDLLDWWRDVLPKSVTEFKYNLTYRGEYDGIYDFGPSAYRNNLESRQELEEALRQGPTFNPSQLESVDFSLQRSRRRLRRVASYRNRLFQAFVDWEQGPLFIRFGRQNLVWGETDVFRLLDNINPVDNFFGGFFIDLDERRVPLDMLRMSLNLGTIGPFDQVFVEGYGAMDRTVAFIPGGPRGSPWAPPLGPPTGQTLTLLEAPPLGLPGLRGGGRIVFNWQDFTFTIASYVTMLDTQAVRFRQAREGDPGFVQGVSTITAEQYAPRVWVNGASMTTALPSLKSVLRSEFAVFRDEALFRGPTETAFPGKGLTPEYVANFLQPVLNGEFDTVSRKDTFNFAIGWDMNQYIRFLNPNQTFFFSTQFFYRHIFDHDPLQALPVPEPNNQLRVVPVVQDQFLHTLLINTTYNWRAPGTDTTFQVTPGYNMFYDWQGMILFQPNIRFTRDPWRFIVDYTTINSGVFRSQLGLVRDRSNVRFQIEYVL; this is encoded by the coding sequence ATGACGCGAAGACTGACCAACTGGCTGTTCGCGGTCTTGATCGGTGCTCTGATCGTGGCGGGAATGCCGGATGGTGCCTCAGCCATCCCGCTCAACGAGGAGGGCACGATCAATCTGACGGTACGCGCCTACGTGAACGCGCGTATCGGCACGATGGCGAAGCAGTCGACGCGACCCGGCAATCAGCCGCCGACGTGCGCCGGCCAGCCGCCCGAGGCGCTAGCGACCTGCAGCTTCGGCGGCACCTATCCGTACTCGGGCGCGGGTAACCTGATCCAGAACCGGTACTTCCTCGAGATGAAGCTCAACCACGATCTCCTCGACTGGTGGAGAGACGTGCTTCCGAAGAGCGTCACCGAGTTCAAGTACAACCTGACGTACCGCGGCGAGTACGACGGCATCTACGACTTCGGCCCGAGCGCGTACCGCAACAACCTCGAGTCGCGTCAGGAGCTCGAGGAAGCGCTGCGTCAAGGACCGACGTTCAATCCTTCGCAGCTCGAGTCCGTCGACTTCTCCCTGCAGCGTAGCCGGCGTCGTCTGCGTCGCGTTGCGAGCTACCGCAACCGGCTCTTCCAGGCGTTCGTCGACTGGGAGCAGGGGCCGCTGTTCATCCGCTTCGGGCGGCAGAACCTGGTCTGGGGTGAGACCGACGTCTTCCGCCTGCTCGACAACATCAACCCCGTCGACAACTTCTTCGGCGGCTTCTTCATCGACCTCGATGAGCGCCGTGTGCCGCTCGACATGCTGCGCATGAGCCTCAACCTCGGCACCATCGGTCCGTTCGACCAGGTGTTCGTCGAGGGCTACGGCGCGATGGACCGCACGGTGGCGTTCATCCCCGGTGGCCCGCGTGGGTCCCCCTGGGCGCCGCCGCTCGGCCCGCCGACCGGTCAGACGCTCACGCTGCTCGAGGCGCCTCCGCTGGGGCTCCCCGGTCTGCGTGGCGGCGGCCGCATCGTCTTCAACTGGCAGGACTTCACGTTCACGATCGCGAGCTACGTGACCATGCTCGACACGCAGGCGGTGCGCTTCCGCCAGGCGCGTGAGGGCGATCCGGGCTTCGTCCAGGGCGTCAGCACGATCACGGCGGAGCAGTATGCGCCGCGCGTGTGGGTCAACGGTGCATCGATGACGACGGCGCTACCGTCGCTGAAGAGCGTGCTGCGCAGCGAGTTCGCGGTGTTCCGCGACGAGGCGTTGTTCCGCGGCCCGACCGAGACCGCGTTCCCGGGCAAGGGCCTGACGCCGGAGTACGTCGCGAACTTCCTGCAGCCGGTGCTGAACGGCGAGTTCGACACCGTGTCGCGCAAGGATACGTTCAACTTCGCGATCGGCTGGGACATGAACCAGTACATCCGGTTCCTGAACCCGAACCAGACGTTCTTCTTCAGCACCCAGTTCTTCTACCGGCACATCTTCGACCACGATCCGCTGCAGGCGCTGCCGGTGCCGGAGCCGAACAACCAGCTGCGTGTGGTCCCCGTGGTCCAGGACCAGTTCCTCCACACGCTGCTGATCAACACGACGTACAACTGGCGCGCGCCGGGCACCGACACGACGTTCCAGGTGACCCCGGGCTACAACATGTTCTACGACTGGCAGGGCATGATCCTCTTCCAGCCGAACATCCGCTTCACGCGCGACCCGTGGCGGTTCATCGTCGACTACACCACGATCAACAGCGGCGTGTTCCGCAGTCAGCTCGGCCTGGTCCGCGACCGGTCGAACGTCCGGTTCCAGATTGAGTACGTGCTCTGA
- a CDS encoding Sir2 family NAD-dependent protein deacetylase, translating to MPEDPAIEAAAEALLTARYPIALTGAGLSVESGIPPFRGPGGLWTKHGEPPMNGWELFLADPKKAWEQRLDPKGPLRELFVKLAEAKPNPGHFALVELEEIGLLRCLITQNIDDLHRLAGQRSLAEIHGNATLVRCIECCSRWPREEVSLEVLPPRCVHCGGLLKSDTVSFGEPIPGDVLERCQREARAADCVLVAGTSATVYPAAGIPLEVLRRGGTLIEVNPYESEISDLARIVVRGPAGEMLPRIVAAARSRLAKH from the coding sequence GTGCCCGAGGATCCGGCAATCGAGGCGGCGGCGGAAGCGCTGCTCACCGCGCGCTATCCCATCGCGCTGACCGGCGCGGGTCTGTCGGTCGAGAGCGGCATCCCGCCGTTCCGCGGTCCCGGCGGGCTGTGGACCAAGCACGGCGAGCCGCCGATGAACGGCTGGGAGCTTTTCCTCGCCGACCCGAAGAAGGCCTGGGAGCAGCGCCTCGATCCGAAGGGTCCGCTGCGCGAGCTGTTCGTCAAGCTCGCCGAGGCGAAGCCGAACCCCGGCCACTTCGCGCTCGTCGAGCTCGAGGAGATCGGGCTGCTGCGCTGCCTCATCACGCAGAACATCGACGATCTGCACCGCCTCGCGGGACAGCGCTCGCTCGCCGAGATCCACGGCAACGCGACGCTCGTGCGCTGCATCGAGTGCTGCTCGCGCTGGCCGCGCGAGGAGGTGTCGCTCGAGGTGCTGCCGCCGCGCTGCGTCCACTGCGGTGGGCTGCTCAAGTCGGACACCGTGTCGTTCGGCGAGCCGATCCCCGGCGACGTGCTCGAGCGCTGCCAGCGCGAGGCGCGCGCCGCGGACTGCGTGCTCGTCGCCGGGACGTCGGCGACCGTCTACCCGGCAGCCGGCATCCCGCTCGAGGTGCTGCGCCGCGGCGGAACGCTGATCGAGGTCAATCCCTACGAGAGCGAGATCAGCGACCTCGCGCGCATCGTCGTGCGCGGTCCCGCCGGCGAGATGCTGCCGCGCATCGTCGCGGCGGCGCGCAGCCGGCTCGCCAAGCACTGA
- a CDS encoding S1C family serine protease, with translation MNASVHLLRKVVPATVHLRAEVAQSHPSAEILGTERMGTGTVVAPWGLVVTAHYLLIGSKTVEVTFDGDDVQLGDVVAIDYATGLGVVKLRDPLAPRVEIRPIEDVRVGEEVFLVASVADGRRVDAGVISSIDVFEAFWEYLLERAITVTVQNPGLGGGPLLDAHGRMVGVVALSLAEVGKFTLAVPASLAIPVLDEVARHGSWAPQAPRGWIGITCYTLRDHVVLAGIVPNSPAADAGLRSGDVILTIDGHEVHDRRALYERIWQHRDGDVVRLRIHRGNEMRELEFPAGTIEAFFA, from the coding sequence TTGAACGCCTCGGTTCACCTGCTGCGCAAAGTGGTGCCGGCGACCGTGCACCTGCGCGCGGAGGTCGCGCAGAGCCACCCCTCGGCGGAGATCCTCGGCACCGAGCGCATGGGCACCGGCACGGTCGTCGCGCCGTGGGGGCTCGTCGTCACCGCGCACTACCTGCTGATCGGCTCGAAGACCGTCGAGGTGACCTTCGACGGCGACGACGTGCAGCTCGGCGACGTGGTCGCGATCGACTACGCCACGGGGCTCGGCGTCGTGAAGCTAAGAGATCCGCTCGCGCCGCGGGTCGAGATCCGTCCGATCGAGGACGTGCGCGTCGGCGAGGAGGTGTTCCTGGTCGCGAGCGTCGCCGACGGACGGCGCGTCGACGCGGGTGTGATCAGCTCGATCGACGTCTTCGAGGCGTTCTGGGAGTACCTGCTCGAGCGCGCGATCACGGTCACCGTGCAGAACCCGGGGCTCGGCGGCGGTCCGCTGCTCGACGCGCACGGTCGGATGGTCGGCGTCGTCGCGCTGTCGCTCGCCGAGGTCGGCAAGTTCACGCTCGCGGTGCCGGCGTCGCTCGCGATTCCGGTGCTCGACGAGGTCGCGCGCCACGGGAGCTGGGCTCCGCAGGCGCCGCGCGGCTGGATCGGCATCACCTGCTACACGCTGCGCGACCACGTCGTGCTCGCGGGCATCGTGCCGAACAGCCCGGCCGCGGACGCCGGGCTCCGGTCCGGCGACGTGATCCTGACGATCGACGGCCACGAGGTGCACGACCGCAGGGCGCTCTACGAGCGGATCTGGCAGCACCGGGACGGCGACGTCGTGCGGCTGCGCATCCATCGCGGCAACGAGATGCGCGAGCTCGAGTTCCCCGCCGGGACGATCGAAGCGTTCTTCGCGTGA
- a CDS encoding anthranilate synthase component I family protein — MAVIELDISTSVEGLFRRVAEESGAFWLDGEGTDGATFMGFLPRAQLVLRADGRLVEARDGRGRSVRGEPLQALEEFVAGAADDVPDGVPHTIGFFAYDLACAIEPRIEPRRDPSSRLPLARLARYDAVLEVRADRARADAERAASCSVRVHAATAGAAERVASIVLEARDDVPAQRRGTRRAARLLEAPHAERHIAAVERALAYIAAGDVYQVNLAQRVRVASDASPSETYLRMRAAQHVPQGAYLDCGRFAVLCGSPERFVRVAGRTIETEPIKGTRPRAPEPARDAALREALLTDPKERAEHVMIVDLERNDLGRVCVAGSVHVPSLMRVETFATLHHMVSTVRGTLRDDVGLAALLRATFPGGSITGAPKIRAAQVIAELEPAPRELYTGAIAWFRGARDFDSAIAIRTAVACDGVYTYHAGGGIVADSDPRREHEECLLKATPFLRALGLDPFAQERPPLARALAPRAVAEGA, encoded by the coding sequence ATGGCGGTGATCGAGCTCGACATCTCCACGTCGGTCGAGGGCCTGTTCCGCAGGGTTGCCGAGGAAAGCGGAGCTTTCTGGCTCGACGGCGAGGGAACCGACGGGGCAACCTTTATGGGCTTCCTCCCACGGGCGCAACTGGTTTTGCGCGCCGACGGGCGTCTAGTCGAAGCGCGCGACGGCCGCGGGCGCTCGGTGCGCGGCGAGCCGCTGCAGGCGCTCGAGGAGTTCGTCGCGGGCGCCGCCGACGACGTCCCGGACGGCGTGCCGCACACCATCGGCTTCTTCGCCTACGACCTCGCGTGCGCGATCGAGCCGCGCATCGAGCCGCGCCGCGACCCGAGCTCGCGCCTGCCGCTCGCGCGGCTCGCGCGCTACGACGCCGTGCTCGAAGTGCGCGCCGATCGCGCCCGCGCCGACGCGGAGCGCGCGGCGTCGTGCAGCGTGCGCGTGCACGCCGCGACCGCCGGAGCGGCCGAGCGCGTCGCGTCGATCGTCCTCGAGGCGCGCGACGACGTCCCCGCGCAGCGCCGCGGCACACGTCGCGCCGCGCGCCTCCTCGAAGCGCCGCACGCCGAACGCCACATCGCCGCCGTCGAGCGCGCGCTCGCCTACATCGCCGCCGGCGACGTCTACCAGGTGAACCTCGCGCAGCGCGTTCGCGTCGCGAGCGACGCGTCGCCGAGCGAGACCTACCTCCGCATGCGCGCCGCGCAGCACGTGCCGCAGGGCGCCTACCTCGACTGCGGACGCTTCGCCGTGCTGTGCGGCTCCCCGGAGCGCTTCGTGCGGGTCGCCGGACGGACGATCGAAACCGAGCCGATCAAGGGCACGCGTCCGCGCGCGCCGGAGCCCGCTCGTGACGCCGCCCTCCGCGAAGCGTTGCTCACCGACCCCAAGGAGCGCGCCGAGCACGTGATGATCGTCGACCTCGAGCGCAACGATCTCGGACGCGTGTGCGTCGCGGGCTCGGTGCACGTGCCGTCGCTCATGCGGGTCGAGACCTTCGCGACGCTGCACCACATGGTGTCGACCGTGCGCGGCACGCTGCGCGACGACGTCGGCCTCGCCGCGCTGCTGCGCGCGACCTTCCCCGGCGGCTCGATCACCGGCGCGCCGAAGATCCGCGCCGCGCAGGTGATCGCCGAGCTCGAGCCCGCGCCGCGCGAGCTCTACACCGGCGCGATCGCCTGGTTCCGCGGCGCGCGCGACTTCGACTCCGCGATCGCGATCCGCACCGCGGTCGCGTGCGACGGCGTCTACACGTACCACGCCGGCGGCGGCATCGTCGCCGATTCGGACCCGCGCCGCGAGCACGAGGAGTGCCTGCTCAAGGCGACGCCGTTCTTGCGCGCGCTCGGCCTCGACCCTTTTGCGCAGGAGCGCCCGCCGCTCGCGCGGGCGCTCGCGCCGCGCGCGGTCGCGGAGGGTGCATGA
- a CDS encoding YCF48-related protein encodes MVRQARPWWHVPAVFPKTVPFRKEAPGMRAKASVRVMAWVLPAMFALSSLAHAQVAETVTPREIRQNLFDTCFPTPTEGWVVGDLGRVFKTTDGGRTWQRQIVSGRLPFLGISCLDGKQAWISSTNGRVFKTSDGGATWTEQKTPVDRNLFKIAFVSPTRGTAVGDFGAIVHTEDGGATWEEIQLPEDFKLPDSALDQGILPNDALLYGLSFANENTGWIAGEFGTILRTDDGGRTWKQQVSGIESTLFGIDFLDENTGIAVGIDSVILRTDDGGATWKPIPSPFDERSYYEVALSGNYGWIVGGQGTVLVSTDGGKEWKQYPTPLRFASEWFRGVSLSGDQGFFVGGAGLIYETKGAEATLLRAAATSEEGNS; translated from the coding sequence GTGGTTCGCCAGGCACGCCCTTGGTGGCATGTTCCAGCCGTTTTCCCGAAGACCGTTCCATTTAGAAAGGAAGCCCCCGGCATGAGGGCAAAAGCATCAGTCCGCGTCATGGCCTGGGTCCTTCCGGCCATGTTCGCACTGTCCTCTCTTGCGCACGCGCAGGTGGCCGAGACGGTGACGCCGCGCGAAATCCGCCAAAACCTCTTCGACACTTGCTTCCCGACCCCCACCGAAGGCTGGGTGGTCGGCGACCTCGGCCGGGTCTTCAAGACCACCGACGGTGGCCGCACGTGGCAGCGGCAGATCGTTTCCGGCCGGCTGCCGTTCCTCGGCATCTCCTGTCTCGACGGCAAGCAGGCCTGGATCTCGAGCACCAACGGCCGCGTGTTCAAGACCAGCGACGGCGGCGCGACGTGGACCGAGCAGAAGACCCCCGTCGACCGCAACCTGTTTAAGATCGCGTTCGTCTCGCCGACGCGCGGCACGGCGGTCGGCGACTTCGGCGCCATCGTCCACACCGAGGACGGCGGCGCGACGTGGGAAGAGATCCAGCTGCCGGAGGACTTCAAGCTCCCCGATTCGGCGCTCGACCAGGGCATCCTGCCCAATGACGCGCTGCTCTACGGGCTGTCGTTCGCGAACGAAAACACCGGCTGGATCGCCGGCGAGTTCGGCACGATCCTGCGCACGGACGACGGCGGCAGGACCTGGAAGCAGCAGGTCTCGGGGATCGAGTCGACGCTCTTCGGCATCGACTTCCTCGACGAGAACACCGGCATCGCGGTCGGCATCGACAGCGTCATCCTGCGCACGGACGACGGCGGCGCGACGTGGAAGCCCATTCCGTCGCCGTTCGACGAGCGCTCGTATTACGAGGTTGCGCTTTCCGGGAACTACGGGTGGATCGTCGGCGGTCAGGGCACCGTGCTGGTGTCGACGGACGGCGGGAAGGAATGGAAGCAGTACCCCACGCCGCTGCGGTTCGCTTCAGAGTGGTTCCGTGGGGTTAGCTTGAGCGGGGATCAAGGGTTCTTCGTCGGGGGCGCTGGTTTGATCTACGAGACCAAGGGGGCCGAAGCGACGCTGCTCCGCGCCGCCGCGACGTCCGAGGAAGGGAATTCATGA
- a CDS encoding transglycosylase SLT domain-containing protein, giving the protein MTFSCFQSRRLLFLVVVGLAVVGARVADARDKAPRLEFGGEFQVPASLEDDVRFWVDVFTRYTLREAIVHDRSDPANVLAVVRLETGRREEVDAVRRRYEQLTSRLASASATELTQLLHMFRPPMDPKWIAASANRIRVQLGQREVFFNSILRSQRYLPTVRKVLAKAQLPEELAYLPHIESSFDHEARSHAGALGLWQLMPETAKQRDLRVDAQVDERKHTYKATMAAASYLREAFESLQSWPLAITSYNYGINGTRRAVEAIGSRDLEDILERHESPAFGFASRNFYAQFLAALHVARNEDYYFPEIAEMRRREYVVKKGDTLWQIARRHGVTVEKIRKANKSLSASARLQLGQRIQMPG; this is encoded by the coding sequence ATGACGTTCTCGTGCTTTCAGAGCCGGCGCCTGCTGTTTCTCGTGGTGGTTGGGCTGGCCGTGGTTGGGGCGCGCGTCGCGGATGCGCGAGACAAGGCTCCCCGGCTCGAATTCGGCGGTGAGTTCCAGGTCCCCGCCTCCCTGGAAGATGACGTTCGTTTCTGGGTCGACGTCTTCACGCGCTACACGCTGCGTGAGGCGATCGTGCACGATCGCTCCGATCCGGCGAACGTGCTCGCGGTCGTACGGCTCGAGACCGGCCGCAGGGAAGAGGTCGACGCCGTGCGTCGCCGCTACGAGCAGCTCACCAGCCGGCTCGCTTCCGCGTCGGCGACCGAGCTGACGCAGCTCCTGCACATGTTCCGTCCGCCGATGGATCCGAAGTGGATCGCGGCGTCGGCGAATCGCATCCGCGTGCAGCTCGGGCAGCGCGAGGTGTTCTTCAACAGCATCCTGCGCTCGCAGCGCTACCTGCCGACCGTGCGCAAGGTGCTCGCGAAGGCGCAGCTCCCCGAGGAGCTCGCGTACCTGCCGCACATCGAATCGTCGTTCGATCACGAGGCGCGCTCGCACGCCGGCGCGCTCGGCTTGTGGCAGCTCATGCCCGAGACCGCGAAGCAGCGCGACCTGCGCGTCGACGCCCAGGTCGACGAGCGCAAGCACACGTACAAGGCGACGATGGCCGCCGCGTCCTACCTGCGCGAGGCGTTCGAGTCGCTGCAGAGCTGGCCGCTCGCGATCACGTCGTACAACTACGGGATCAACGGCACGCGCCGCGCCGTCGAGGCGATCGGCTCGCGCGACCTCGAGGACATCCTCGAGCGTCACGAGAGCCCCGCGTTCGGCTTCGCGAGCCGCAACTTCTACGCGCAGTTCCTCGCCGCGCTCCACGTCGCGCGCAACGAGGACTACTACTTCCCGGAGATCGCCGAGATGCGCCGGCGCGAGTACGTCGTGAAGAAGGGCGACACGCTCTGGCAGATCGCGCGTCGCCACGGCGTCACGGTCGAGAAGATCCGCAAGGCGAACAAGTCGCTGTCGGCGTCCGCGCGGCTGCAGCTCGGCCAGCGCATCCAGATGCCCGGCTGA
- a CDS encoding aminotransferase class IV, with protein MTVPATTNVAPRARRAPARDVVWLDGRLIDTARAAIPAQDRGFLYGDAVFETVRIYGGVPFLWPQHERRLAASLRAFAIPRPRADLRAAALAVLRARGLADAAVRVTVTRGSGEGLIPPPNVQPRVLVSAREIPSELPELRERGVAIVLLPFGHGRGAVTDGHKTTAYLPAVLGKMRAAARRAFEGVYVERDGTVSEGTTSNLFAVRRGRLLTPSLDEGCLPGVTRSVVLRLAAEAGVPVDIVPLRAARLHEMDELFLTASTIEVMPVVRVDGARVAGGKPGPVTRLLQERYRAFVARTLTRAARR; from the coding sequence ATGACGGTGCCCGCGACGACCAACGTGGCACCGCGCGCGCGACGCGCCCCCGCGCGCGACGTCGTCTGGCTCGACGGTCGCCTGATCGACACCGCGCGCGCCGCGATCCCGGCGCAGGACCGCGGCTTCCTCTACGGCGACGCGGTGTTCGAGACCGTGCGCATCTACGGCGGCGTGCCGTTCCTCTGGCCGCAGCACGAGCGACGCCTCGCCGCGAGCCTGCGCGCGTTCGCGATCCCGCGGCCGCGCGCCGACCTGCGCGCGGCGGCGCTCGCCGTGCTGCGCGCGCGCGGTCTCGCGGACGCCGCGGTGCGCGTCACCGTGACACGCGGCAGCGGCGAAGGACTGATCCCGCCGCCGAACGTCCAGCCGCGCGTGCTGGTGTCGGCGCGCGAGATCCCGTCCGAGCTGCCGGAGCTGCGCGAGCGCGGCGTCGCGATCGTCCTGCTGCCCTTCGGGCATGGCCGCGGCGCGGTGACGGACGGCCACAAGACGACGGCCTACCTGCCCGCCGTGCTCGGCAAGATGCGCGCCGCCGCGCGCCGCGCCTTCGAGGGCGTCTACGTCGAGCGCGACGGCACGGTCAGCGAGGGCACGACGAGCAACCTGTTCGCGGTGCGCCGTGGACGGCTCTTGACGCCGTCGCTCGACGAAGGGTGCCTGCCGGGCGTGACGCGCTCGGTGGTGCTGCGCCTCGCGGCGGAGGCGGGAGTTCCGGTCGACATCGTGCCGCTCCGGGCAGCGCGCCTGCACGAGATGGACGAGCTCTTCCTCACCGCGAGCACGATCGAGGTCATGCCGGTCGTGCGCGTCGACGGCGCGCGCGTCGCGGGCGGCAAGCCCGGTCCGGTGACGCGGCTCCTGCAGGAGCGCTACCGCGCGTTCGTCGCGCGCACGCTGACGCGCGCCGCGCGTCGCTAG